The following is a genomic window from Marinococcus sp. PL1-022.
GAAAGAAGCGGAGGACATCATCCAGGAGCTTGAGACTATCTGCCGAAGCTGGAAGCAGCGGTAAAGAGCTTCGTAATAGGCCAGGCTGAAGGGAGGGAAAGGCGCATGTCACTGCACGCATACTCGGAATACAGCATTTTGCAAAGCACGATCCGGCTCGAAAATCTTGTGCGCAAAGCAAAGGAATACAACTGGCCGGCTGCAGCGGTTACTGATCGGGATACGATGCACGGCGCAGTTGCTTTTTACCGCCTCTGCCGGCAGTATCAGGTGAAAGGTCTCCCGGGGATTGAATTGTGGGTCCAGGGAGACATGAATGAGGACGAAGAATTTCCGGTGGTGGCGCTCCCGCAGAACAATCAGGGATACGCGCAGCTCATGCGGTGGGCCGGGGATAAACAACAGGACAAGCAGGTAACATGGGAACAACTGGCAGGCTCTGCCGGTTGTCTTTTTATCCTCCCGCTTGAAAACAGTGAGCCGGGCACCTTTAAGAACAGCCAGGACGCGTTACATGCATTTTTTGAAAAGTGGAGCAGGCGGTTCAAGCCTGACGCACTATGGCTTGAAGCACCAAAGGCTGGAGAGGAAATAGAATGGAGAAGGACTGCAGAGCAGTTCGGACTATCGATGGCAGCATCTCCATTAATCAATATGCAAACAACCGAAGAGGAGCGGGCCTATAAGCTGCTGCATGCAGTAAAGAAAGGCAGCGTCTGGAAGGATACGGTAATAGAGCAGAGGCCTTTCTCACTCGAAATGTGGCAGCAGGCAGCATTTGATTTGTATGAAGCTGAGCATATTGAAAACTGGAAACGGGCAGCTGATAAATGCGACGTAGACATTTCACTCGGGGAAACGCATCTGCCTGTATTTCCAGCTCCGCATGAGCAGTCTGCGGGCCTGTATTTAAAAAAGCTCGCGGAAAAAGGGATGCAAAAGCGTTATAATGCTTTCTCAGAACAAATGAGAGAGCGATTGGAGCATGAACTGAACGTTATTACCGAAGCCGGCTTTGCTGATTATTTTTTAATTGTGCAGGATTTTGTGGCGTTTGCTAAAAAACAGGGCATGTATGTAGGGCCGGGCAGAGGATCGGCAGCTGGATCGCTTGTTTCCTATCTTATCGGTATTACAGATGTGGATCCCCTGCAGTACGGCCTTCTTTTTGAGCGTTTTTTAAATCCGGAACGTACGGCGCTTCCGGACATAGATATTGACTTCCCGGATCACCGAAGGGAAGAAGTGCTGCACTATTTACGGAATAAATACGGGGAAAACCATGTGGCTCAGATTGTTACATTCAATACATTCGGGGCACGGGCGGCAATAAGGGATGCGGGAAGGGTACTCGAAATTCCCCATGGACTCATTAACCGTACGGCCGGTATGTTTTCAGGCTCTGATTCCATTGCCGGAAAAACTGCCGGTGACAAACAGCTGCAGCAGTGGCAGCAGAATGAACCAAAAGTTGATTCCCTTCTCCGGGCAGCTTCTTTTTTGGAGGGGCTGCCGCGCCAGACATCTATTCACGCCGCCGGTATCGTGCTAAGCAGCGAACGGCTGGAATCCTATACTCCCTTAATGGAGAGAAACGGCTCGCTGCTGTTAACACAGTATCCAATGGAAGATCTTGAAGCTCTCGGACTTGTGAAAATCGACCTGCTGGGGCTTCGGAATTTAACACTGCTCGAATATATGACTGAGGCGGTTCAAAAAGTAGAGAAGGATTTTCAGTTAAGGTACATTCCGATGGATGATGAAAAAACGTATCAGCTGCTGAGCGAGGGGAAAACGAACGGGATATTTCAGCTTGAGTCGGCAGGGATGAAATCTGCTCTGCAGCAGATCCGGCCCGACCGTTTTGAAGATATTGCCGCGGTGAGTGCCCTTTACCGTCCGGGCCCGATGGCTCAGATTCCGCTGTATGCAGAGCGCAAGCACGGAATAAAAGAAATGCCCGAACTTCCTGAACATATTGAAGACATCGCGGGATCTACGTACGGCATTATCGTATACCAGGAGCAGATTATGCAGATTGCGGTGAAAGTGGCAGGATATTCGATGGGAGAAGCAGATTCCTTCCGGAGGGCTATCAGCAAAAAAGATTCTGGTGAAATGAAAAAAGAAGAAAAACGGTTTCTTGAAAAAGCCGCAGCTTCGGGCGTGCCGAAAACGGAAGCAGAAACAATATTCAGCTGGATCGGGCAATTTGCCAATTATGGCTTTAATAAAAGCCACGCAGTAGCCTACAGCGTTATTTCCTATCAGCTGGCCTATATTAAAGCCCACTATCCGGCCGTTTTTTTCTCCTCCTTAATGACCACTCACGTACGAAGCGAAGAAAAGTTTCTGGAGTACCAGCGGGAAGCGAAGGAGCTTGGCATTAGACTGCTTCCGCCTTCCATAAATCAAAGCGGCTATGGGTTTCGTATCGAGGAAGGAAATCTCCGTTTTGGCTTGAATATCATTAAACAGGCAGGCAAAAATAATATCCAGATGATTTTAAAAGAAAGACACAGCGGAGGGCGGTTTGAATACTGGCTTGATTTTCTTCACCGCGTGGACACAAGAGCTATTGGCCGGCAGGGATTTGTGTACCTTATTCAGGCTGGCGTGTTTGATGAATTTGGCGTCGAGCGGTCAACGCTGCTCGCTTCGCTTGATCGTTCCCTGCGGATGATCGAAGGAGAGCAGGAATTCCAGGAGTTTGGTACAGAGCTGGCACCGAGAATGCGCTGGATTGAAGCTGAACCCCTTACCCGGGAAGAAAAGCTTGAGATGGAAAAAGAAGCCTCCGGATATTACTTGAGCGGCCACCCGCTGGATGCCTACAATGAACTTTTTGCTTCCTTCCGGTTATGGGACCTTGGACGTTCTCTTCCAACGGATAATCAACTGCGCTGGGCCGGCGGGTTCGTGAGGACGGTGAAAACCGTGAGAACAAAAAATGGACAGTCCATGTGCTTTCTGACGATGGATGATGGCTCCGGGGAGCTTGAAGTGGTCGTATTTCCGAATGTCTACCGGAGTGTGAAACCACTGCTTACAGAAAAATCGATTCTTCTGGTCCAGGGGCGCACCGATAAACAGGCCCGCAGCAGCAAGATGATTGCAGAAGCGTGTCTATCTCTGCAGGAGCTTGAAAAGCAGTCAGAGAGTACGCTGTTTGTTAAACTGCCGGGAGAAGGCGGAGAGCAGGCGCTGAGCCGGATTAAGCGGGTGCTTCGGCAGTCACCCGGGGCTATGCCTGTCATCGTCTATGACGAACAGCAAAAGCGTACCATTCAGCTCGAACCCAGTCTGAAAACGAATGCCGGAAATGCATGCATACGCGAACTTGAAAAGGTTGTATCAAAAGAATCTATTATTATAAAACCAAAGAAAGATGCCGCTGACTGATTATTCTGTTATAATAGGTAACGTTTATAATTAAAATGAATGAAACACTTGATGTGCTTCTAAAAGCACAGGGTTATGATTAAAATATAAAACATGCTGAAGGAGAGTGGCACTATGCCGACAACCCGCGAAGAAGCACTACATATTCATAAACAGAATCAGGGAAAACTGGAAACGGTCTCGAAAGTACCGGTGAGGAATGGAAGAGATTTAAGTCTGGCATATTCTCCAGGAGTGGCCGAGCCGTGCAAAGAAATTTTTGATGATAAG
Proteins encoded in this region:
- a CDS encoding DNA polymerase III subunit alpha, giving the protein MSLHAYSEYSILQSTIRLENLVRKAKEYNWPAAAVTDRDTMHGAVAFYRLCRQYQVKGLPGIELWVQGDMNEDEEFPVVALPQNNQGYAQLMRWAGDKQQDKQVTWEQLAGSAGCLFILPLENSEPGTFKNSQDALHAFFEKWSRRFKPDALWLEAPKAGEEIEWRRTAEQFGLSMAASPLINMQTTEEERAYKLLHAVKKGSVWKDTVIEQRPFSLEMWQQAAFDLYEAEHIENWKRAADKCDVDISLGETHLPVFPAPHEQSAGLYLKKLAEKGMQKRYNAFSEQMRERLEHELNVITEAGFADYFLIVQDFVAFAKKQGMYVGPGRGSAAGSLVSYLIGITDVDPLQYGLLFERFLNPERTALPDIDIDFPDHRREEVLHYLRNKYGENHVAQIVTFNTFGARAAIRDAGRVLEIPHGLINRTAGMFSGSDSIAGKTAGDKQLQQWQQNEPKVDSLLRAASFLEGLPRQTSIHAAGIVLSSERLESYTPLMERNGSLLLTQYPMEDLEALGLVKIDLLGLRNLTLLEYMTEAVQKVEKDFQLRYIPMDDEKTYQLLSEGKTNGIFQLESAGMKSALQQIRPDRFEDIAAVSALYRPGPMAQIPLYAERKHGIKEMPELPEHIEDIAGSTYGIIVYQEQIMQIAVKVAGYSMGEADSFRRAISKKDSGEMKKEEKRFLEKAAASGVPKTEAETIFSWIGQFANYGFNKSHAVAYSVISYQLAYIKAHYPAVFFSSLMTTHVRSEEKFLEYQREAKELGIRLLPPSINQSGYGFRIEEGNLRFGLNIIKQAGKNNIQMILKERHSGGRFEYWLDFLHRVDTRAIGRQGFVYLIQAGVFDEFGVERSTLLASLDRSLRMIEGEQEFQEFGTELAPRMRWIEAEPLTREEKLEMEKEASGYYLSGHPLDAYNELFASFRLWDLGRSLPTDNQLRWAGGFVRTVKTVRTKNGQSMCFLTMDDGSGELEVVVFPNVYRSVKPLLTEKSILLVQGRTDKQARSSKMIAEACLSLQELEKQSESTLFVKLPGEGGEQALSRIKRVLRQSPGAMPVIVYDEQQKRTIQLEPSLKTNAGNACIRELEKVVSKESIIIKPKKDAAD